A stretch of Longibacter salinarum DNA encodes these proteins:
- a CDS encoding lysylphosphatidylglycerol synthase domain-containing protein gives MTDPRESGTQQADFDASGESVRSTETDLEPEDEPASIPAGNRTSSRRSPSRTRSLRSRPWQWVRLLRRKLPMDNLAPIAGLVIFVAVAWVMVHELRDLPLGEVRAYLADLPLVYVGIALGLTALNFFVLSGYDWLAMRYVGVDLEYRRVAFSAFIGYAFSQAIGNPLITGGGVRYRLYSSWGLSGRDIAKTVLFAGISFWLGCFALGSFLFLGQPVSLNALDLPVQPAIIGFACLLPTAGYVGLTSLRERPLVIRGWSLDMPDQWMVPVQVGLAVADLFVAASVLYVLLPAGAEISYLYLLGVFQIALIAGVISHVPGGLGVFDGILIMMLDPFLSTSVIVGAVLAFRAIFHILPLTLASISYLVFETVSVKDHLTEEA, from the coding sequence ATGACCGACCCGCGTGAGAGCGGAACACAACAAGCTGATTTCGACGCCTCTGGCGAATCTGTGCGATCGACAGAGACGGATCTGGAGCCGGAGGACGAACCGGCTTCGATTCCCGCCGGCAACCGAACCTCATCTCGACGTTCGCCTTCGCGCACGCGATCGCTGCGATCCCGTCCATGGCAGTGGGTGCGCCTCCTCCGCCGAAAGCTTCCGATGGACAACCTGGCTCCCATCGCGGGCCTCGTGATTTTCGTCGCCGTGGCATGGGTGATGGTGCATGAGTTGCGTGATCTGCCCCTCGGGGAAGTGCGTGCGTATCTGGCGGACTTGCCACTCGTCTATGTCGGAATTGCCCTCGGTCTCACCGCACTGAATTTCTTTGTGCTTTCGGGGTACGACTGGCTCGCAATGCGGTACGTCGGCGTGGATCTCGAATACCGCCGCGTTGCCTTCTCTGCCTTTATTGGGTACGCCTTCAGCCAGGCGATTGGCAATCCGTTGATAACGGGCGGGGGCGTCCGGTATCGGCTGTATTCGTCCTGGGGGCTCTCCGGCCGCGATATCGCGAAGACCGTTCTTTTCGCGGGGATCTCCTTCTGGCTGGGCTGTTTCGCCCTTGGATCCTTTCTATTTCTGGGGCAGCCGGTTTCCCTCAATGCGCTGGATCTCCCGGTCCAGCCTGCTATCATCGGGTTTGCCTGTTTGCTCCCGACGGCCGGGTATGTTGGCCTTACAAGTCTACGTGAGCGTCCGCTCGTCATCCGCGGATGGTCGCTCGACATGCCGGACCAGTGGATGGTGCCCGTCCAGGTCGGGCTCGCCGTCGCGGATTTGTTCGTCGCCGCGAGTGTACTGTACGTTTTGCTGCCCGCAGGAGCGGAAATCTCGTACCTTTATCTCCTGGGCGTCTTCCAGATCGCACTGATCGCCGGGGTCATCAGCCATGTCCCGGGCGGACTCGGTGTGTTTGATGGGATTCTGATCATGATGCTCGACCCCTTCCTGAGCACGTCCGTCATCGTCGGGGCTGTCCTCGCGTTCCGCGCGATCTTCCACATCCTTCCGCTAACGCTTGCGTCGATCTCGTACCTTGTTTTTGAGACCGTTAGCGTGAAGGATCATCTCACGGAAGAGGCATAG
- a CDS encoding DMT family transporter has product MTTATKDRITSRAVMALAAAAALWGVSFLFGKIALRALPATHVVLGRFVIGTAILLPLSRNRFPDVTIEKSDWSRFALAALLMVPISFLLQFEGLDRTSAARASLIIGAAPPIMAVASVMVGTDRLAMGEWLAVGASVLGVLLMVGRPEAPGDTVGDLMVLASIMTLTVWSIVTKDLMDRYPPLFTTAMCMAGGTLLLLPIALTWPGLPSLDLSSLTWISLIVLGAGCTALTYALWNWGLRHIGVARSGVFLNIEPVVGAALGVLILNDVLDVWTVVGGAMILGATFWISRQS; this is encoded by the coding sequence ATGACCACCGCTACGAAAGACCGTATTACATCTAGAGCCGTGATGGCTCTCGCTGCTGCCGCTGCGCTCTGGGGCGTATCGTTTTTGTTCGGCAAAATTGCTCTTCGTGCTCTTCCTGCGACACACGTGGTTTTAGGACGCTTCGTGATCGGTACGGCGATCCTCCTCCCTCTCTCGCGCAACCGCTTCCCGGATGTGACGATAGAAAAGAGCGACTGGTCCCGGTTCGCTCTCGCCGCTCTCCTGATGGTGCCGATCAGCTTTCTATTGCAGTTCGAGGGCCTTGATCGCACAAGCGCTGCTCGCGCCTCGCTGATTATCGGCGCTGCCCCACCCATTATGGCTGTGGCGTCTGTGATGGTTGGAACGGACCGGCTGGCTATGGGCGAATGGCTCGCGGTCGGTGCTTCCGTCCTCGGCGTCCTGCTGATGGTGGGTCGACCGGAGGCACCCGGCGATACGGTCGGCGACCTGATGGTTCTGGCGTCCATCATGACGCTGACCGTGTGGTCGATCGTGACGAAAGACTTGATGGATCGGTATCCGCCGTTGTTCACGACCGCGATGTGCATGGCGGGCGGGACGCTCCTCCTCTTACCGATCGCGCTCACCTGGCCCGGCCTGCCCTCGCTCGACCTCTCCTCGCTGACGTGGATTTCGCTCATTGTGCTCGGCGCCGGGTGCACTGCGCTCACCTACGCCCTGTGGAACTGGGGACTGCGGCACATTGGCGTCGCACGTTCGGGCGTATTTTTGAATATCGAGCCGGTCGTTGGGGCCGCTCTTGGCGTTCTTATCCTGAATGACGTGCTCGACGTGTGGACCGTCGTTGGCGGCGCGATGATTCTCGGCGCCACGTTTTGGATCTCACGACAGTCGTAG
- a CDS encoding isoamylase early set domain-containing protein produces the protein MIKKVNKRGSNKVKVTFVLPENHPHAADMHVVGDFNNWEEGRNKFVRRSNQTYSTNVMLKEGQRYAFRYYSPSNGWENEPNADAFEHNEHGSDNCIIVT, from the coding sequence ATGATCAAAAAAGTCAATAAGCGCGGTAGCAACAAGGTCAAGGTCACGTTCGTGTTGCCCGAAAATCATCCACATGCTGCCGATATGCATGTGGTTGGCGATTTTAACAACTGGGAGGAAGGAAGAAATAAATTCGTTCGCCGAAGCAATCAAACGTATAGTACGAATGTGATGCTGAAAGAAGGCCAGCGGTATGCGTTTCGATATTACAGCCCGTCAAATGGCTGGGAGAATGAGCCAAACGCTGATGCCTTTGAGCACAATGAGCATGGAAGCGACAACTGCATCATTGTGACCTGA
- a CDS encoding NTP/NDP exchange transporter, with product MFSTLREEFFDIRPSEIPKAVGLSVYFFLVIAVFWVLKPMKRGLIIGYFGEDPIQLLGYAFDGAQAEQLGKVLNMFVAFGVVVAFTWLVRRVARHWVIIGFCAVFGALFAFFASFIGDIDLLGAPGVWSFYVLGDIWTTVMVATFWAFANDLNSGGEAERLYGVVGLGGVIGGFVGATVVSRYVQDVGREPFLWSLLVPLALIAGLVWYIHHREKEQVGYDPCCPDDDIDEAKTPNAALEGAKLVLSSRYLIGIAALLGVYEIVSNIVDFQLGVYVEDNIDSNLARDEFFGFVGQVTSAVSIGVQLFLTSFVMKRFGLRVALLFLPIALFAGSFGFLFAPSLLLVGFLSASDNGLNYSINQSAREALYTPTSKDVKYKAKAFIDMFLQRAAKVFAVALNLGLDILVAGGIRWLSVPVLLLIGAWTYVIRYLGHEFENKKDETDSAAPIEA from the coding sequence ATGTTTTCTACCCTTCGAGAAGAGTTCTTCGACATCCGTCCGAGCGAGATTCCGAAGGCGGTCGGGCTGTCGGTGTACTTCTTTCTCGTGATTGCCGTGTTCTGGGTTCTGAAGCCGATGAAGCGTGGGCTGATCATCGGCTATTTTGGCGAGGATCCCATCCAGTTGCTCGGGTACGCATTCGACGGAGCCCAGGCGGAGCAGTTGGGCAAAGTGCTGAATATGTTCGTCGCGTTCGGCGTCGTTGTCGCGTTCACCTGGCTCGTGCGTCGCGTGGCACGGCACTGGGTCATCATCGGCTTTTGCGCTGTGTTCGGTGCGCTCTTTGCCTTTTTCGCATCATTCATCGGAGACATCGACCTCCTTGGCGCGCCGGGGGTTTGGTCCTTTTACGTTCTGGGTGACATCTGGACGACGGTGATGGTTGCGACGTTCTGGGCGTTCGCCAACGATCTGAACTCGGGAGGAGAGGCTGAGCGATTGTACGGGGTTGTTGGGCTCGGAGGCGTGATCGGTGGCTTCGTGGGAGCAACCGTGGTCAGTCGGTACGTGCAGGACGTTGGACGCGAGCCCTTCCTGTGGTCGCTCCTTGTGCCGCTCGCATTGATCGCTGGATTGGTCTGGTATATTCACCATCGGGAGAAGGAACAGGTGGGGTACGACCCTTGCTGCCCCGATGACGACATCGACGAGGCCAAAACGCCAAACGCAGCTCTAGAGGGGGCAAAACTTGTTCTCAGTTCGCGCTACCTGATCGGCATCGCCGCTCTGCTCGGCGTGTACGAGATTGTGTCGAATATCGTCGACTTCCAGCTCGGGGTTTACGTCGAGGACAACATAGACAGTAATCTCGCGCGTGACGAGTTCTTTGGCTTCGTGGGCCAAGTGACCAGTGCCGTTTCAATCGGTGTACAGCTCTTCCTCACGTCATTCGTAATGAAGCGGTTCGGCTTACGGGTCGCCCTTCTGTTTCTCCCCATTGCCCTGTTTGCCGGCTCGTTCGGCTTTCTGTTCGCGCCATCACTGCTGCTGGTTGGCTTCCTCTCGGCGAGTGACAACGGGCTCAATTATTCGATTAATCAGTCTGCAAGAGAAGCGCTTTACACGCCGACGAGCAAAGATGTGAAGTATAAGGCGAAGGCGTTTATCGATATGTTTCTCCAGCGTGCGGCCAAAGTTTTTGCGGTCGCTCTTAATCTCGGACTCGATATTCTGGTCGCCGGAGGGATTCGCTGGCTGTCCGTCCCGGTGCTCCTTCTCATTGGCGCCTGGACCTACGTGATTCGCTATCTGGGTCATGAGTTCGAGAACAAAAAAGACGAGACCGACTCGGCGGCTCCGATAGAAGCCTGA
- a CDS encoding Do family serine endopeptidase, producing MDAKKIITAAAIVAAFVAGVLFVSAGANLFGSDNSGLPTTWADGTTALDESDVSAQAMAFQETFVKVSESVNPAVVQIQARRTQERQRRSPFEGTPFEDFFRQPGPQQFESQALGSGVIARSDGYIITNNHVVEDATELSVIMFDGESMDAEIIGTDPRSDLAVIKVDGEDLPSISFGDSEAVKTGQWVLAFGSPLSDQLSNSVTAGIVSAVGRLRAMGASSVSNFIQTDAAINPGNSGGPLVDMQGRLVGINTAIVSRSGGYQGIGFAIPSNTVERVTQQLIEDGSVRRAYLGVRYQPAPETLVQNEDLPRGAAIIASVEDGSPAAEAGLQQGDIVVAIEGQELQEYLQLGNSVMQKEPGEEITVTVDRNGSREEITVELGTMDQESSDGESASGDETPSSDSMMEELGLSFQNVSPEIARQLGLENAEGIVITDVDTRSRMIRESGLRPRHIIVRVNGEPTPDVETFQSVYAGIEAGTAFRVVARTPEGMAFVTSLRKPEN from the coding sequence ATGGATGCTAAAAAGATTATTACGGCTGCCGCGATCGTTGCGGCATTTGTGGCTGGCGTCCTGTTCGTCTCAGCCGGCGCAAACCTTTTCGGATCTGACAACTCGGGCTTGCCCACGACATGGGCGGACGGCACGACGGCGCTCGACGAGTCGGACGTGAGCGCGCAGGCGATGGCCTTCCAGGAAACCTTTGTCAAAGTATCGGAATCGGTAAACCCGGCGGTCGTGCAGATTCAAGCGCGCCGCACGCAGGAGCGCCAACGGCGATCTCCGTTCGAAGGCACCCCATTCGAGGATTTTTTCAGACAGCCTGGCCCTCAGCAATTTGAGTCGCAGGCGCTCGGCTCCGGTGTGATTGCTCGCTCGGACGGCTACATCATCACAAATAATCACGTCGTCGAGGATGCCACAGAGCTTTCGGTCATTATGTTTGACGGTGAATCCATGGATGCCGAAATTATCGGCACGGATCCCCGAAGCGATCTTGCCGTGATCAAGGTCGACGGGGAGGACCTTCCGTCCATTAGCTTCGGCGACTCCGAGGCCGTCAAGACCGGACAGTGGGTGCTCGCCTTCGGGTCTCCGCTCTCGGATCAATTGTCAAACTCCGTGACAGCAGGAATCGTGAGTGCCGTTGGTCGCCTCCGTGCTATGGGTGCGAGCTCCGTTTCAAACTTTATCCAGACGGATGCGGCGATTAACCCGGGTAACTCAGGCGGGCCGCTGGTTGATATGCAGGGCCGCCTCGTCGGTATCAACACGGCGATTGTGAGCCGGTCCGGAGGGTATCAGGGCATCGGATTCGCCATTCCGTCGAACACAGTTGAGCGCGTCACTCAGCAGCTGATCGAGGATGGAAGCGTGCGCCGGGCCTACCTCGGCGTTCGGTACCAGCCCGCGCCGGAGACGCTCGTTCAGAACGAGGATCTGCCGCGTGGCGCCGCCATTATCGCGTCGGTTGAAGACGGCTCCCCGGCCGCCGAAGCCGGCCTGCAGCAAGGCGATATTGTCGTTGCGATCGAAGGCCAAGAGCTGCAGGAATACCTCCAGCTTGGCAACTCGGTCATGCAGAAGGAGCCGGGTGAAGAGATTACGGTCACCGTGGATCGAAACGGAAGTCGTGAGGAGATTACGGTCGAACTCGGCACGATGGACCAGGAGAGCTCAGACGGTGAATCTGCTTCGGGGGACGAAACCCCGTCGAGTGATTCGATGATGGAAGAGCTCGGTCTCTCCTTCCAGAACGTTTCGCCGGAAATCGCCCGTCAACTCGGCCTCGAGAACGCGGAAGGAATTGTGATCACGGACGTGGATACACGGAGTCGCATGATCCGGGAGTCCGGCTTGCGTCCGCGGCACATCATCGTTCGCGTCAACGGTGAGCCGACGCCGGATGTCGAGACCTTTCAATCGGTGTATGCTGGGATCGAAGCGGGGACGGCATTCCGCGTCGTCGCACGCACCCCCGAGGGCATGGCGTTCGTGACGAGCCTTCGGAAACCGGAGAACTAG
- a CDS encoding class II fumarate hydratase produces MAEDFRIENDSLGEVRVPASALYGAQTQRAKENFPVSDLRFSRRFIEAIGRVKQAAAKANESLGGLDTDKAKVIVEAAQEVIDGKHDDQFVLDIFQTGSGTSTNMNANEVIGNRASELIGADRGSKAVHPNDHVNMSQSSNDTIPTSMHVAARVAIENELLPALKDLHGALEEKAKAFDDVLKSGRTHLMDATPVRLGQEFAGYAAQIEQAIERIERASEELAELALGGTATGTGLNCPPDFPKKAIAAISESTGLDFHEAPNHFAAQAAKDAFVNAHASLNTLATALLKIANDLRHLSSGPTSGLSEITLPTIQPGSSIMPGKVNPVQSEQVMMVAARVMGNHTTLTVSNTHGNFELNVMMPVMAHAMLESISILSGSIEAFRTKCVEGIEANRERCKELLELNPSIATALNTAIGYDKASEVAKTAAKERKSVREVVLDMGLLSEDELDEYLDVRSMTEPGIPGE; encoded by the coding sequence ATGGCTGAAGACTTTCGCATCGAAAACGACTCCCTCGGCGAGGTCCGGGTCCCGGCTTCAGCGCTGTACGGTGCACAGACGCAGCGCGCGAAGGAGAACTTTCCCGTCAGTGATCTCCGATTCTCCCGACGCTTCATTGAGGCGATCGGACGGGTGAAGCAGGCAGCCGCGAAAGCCAACGAGTCGCTCGGGGGGCTCGACACCGACAAAGCGAAGGTGATCGTCGAAGCGGCTCAGGAAGTGATCGATGGCAAACACGACGACCAGTTTGTGCTCGACATCTTCCAGACGGGAAGCGGTACGTCCACGAACATGAACGCCAACGAGGTGATCGGGAACCGGGCGTCTGAGCTTATCGGTGCGGATCGCGGCAGCAAGGCCGTGCACCCGAACGACCACGTGAACATGTCGCAGTCGTCGAACGACACGATCCCGACGTCCATGCACGTCGCCGCGCGGGTGGCTATTGAAAACGAACTGCTGCCGGCACTGAAAGACCTGCACGGCGCGCTGGAGGAGAAAGCCAAGGCGTTCGATGACGTCCTGAAGAGCGGCCGCACCCACCTGATGGATGCGACGCCCGTACGGCTCGGACAGGAGTTCGCTGGGTATGCTGCGCAAATCGAGCAGGCCATCGAACGGATCGAGCGCGCGTCCGAGGAGCTGGCCGAACTCGCACTTGGAGGCACCGCGACCGGGACGGGCCTGAACTGTCCGCCTGATTTTCCCAAGAAGGCGATTGCGGCGATCTCCGAGAGCACGGGCCTGGACTTTCACGAGGCGCCGAACCACTTCGCTGCACAGGCGGCCAAGGATGCATTCGTCAACGCACACGCCAGCCTCAACACGCTGGCCACCGCCCTGCTCAAGATCGCGAACGACCTGCGCCACCTTAGCTCCGGCCCGACAAGCGGCCTGTCGGAAATCACGCTCCCGACCATTCAGCCGGGATCGTCGATCATGCCGGGTAAGGTCAACCCGGTCCAGAGCGAGCAGGTTATGATGGTCGCGGCCCGCGTTATGGGCAACCACACGACGCTGACGGTCTCGAACACGCATGGCAACTTCGAACTGAACGTGATGATGCCGGTCATGGCCCACGCCATGCTCGAAAGCATCTCGATTCTCTCCGGCAGTATCGAAGCCTTCCGTACCAAGTGCGTGGAGGGCATCGAAGCAAATCGGGAACGCTGCAAGGAGCTACTCGAACTGAATCCGTCCATCGCGACGGCGCTGAATACGGCGATCGGATACGACAAGGCGAGCGAAGTGGCCAAAACGGCCGCCAAAGAACGGAAGAGCGTTCGCGAGGTCGTGCTCGATATGGGGCTACTCAGCGAGGACGAGTTGGACGAGTACCTCGACGTGCGGAGCATGACCGAGCCGGGCATTCCCGGCGAATGA
- a CDS encoding glycosyltransferase family 4 protein, which translates to MHIAQVSPLYESVPPKQYGGTERVIAYLTEELIRQGHRVTLFASGDSETEADLVSMCPHSLRLDDKAVDHLAPHVLMLEEVYRRADAFDIIHFHVDYLHYPVSRRETTPHLTTLHGRLDLPELGPLYREFSDMPVVSISDAQRSPISTANWQATVYHGLPPDLFTYREQSEGYLAFLGRISPEKRVDTAIEIASRAHAPLKIAAKVDPADEAYFANEIEPLLDNANVDFVGEIDDIEKGDLLGHAAALLFPIDWPEPFGLVMIEALACGTPVIAYRRGSVPEVLADERVGFVVSDLDEAVEAVQRIDEIDRHVCRQYFEERFQVDRMARDYLRVYEQLIPSPAQTLS; encoded by the coding sequence ATGCACATCGCCCAGGTATCTCCTCTGTACGAGAGCGTTCCTCCAAAGCAATACGGTGGAACAGAGAGAGTCATCGCTTACCTTACCGAAGAACTGATCCGACAGGGACACAGGGTCACTCTCTTTGCGAGCGGAGATTCCGAGACGGAGGCGGACCTCGTGTCGATGTGCCCGCACTCGCTTCGGCTTGACGATAAGGCCGTGGATCACCTGGCTCCCCATGTGCTCATGCTGGAGGAGGTTTACCGTCGCGCTGACGCGTTCGATATCATTCATTTCCATGTCGATTACCTGCATTACCCCGTCTCACGGCGCGAGACGACACCGCACCTGACCACGCTGCACGGCCGGTTGGATTTGCCCGAACTAGGGCCACTTTACCGGGAGTTCTCCGACATGCCTGTGGTATCGATCTCCGACGCGCAGAGAAGCCCGATTTCGACCGCAAACTGGCAGGCGACGGTGTATCATGGTCTCCCGCCAGACCTTTTCACGTACCGAGAGCAGTCGGAAGGCTACCTTGCATTCCTCGGTCGGATCTCACCGGAGAAGCGAGTCGATACGGCGATAGAGATTGCGTCACGCGCACATGCGCCGCTGAAAATCGCCGCGAAGGTAGATCCAGCCGACGAAGCTTATTTCGCGAACGAGATCGAGCCTCTACTGGACAATGCGAATGTCGACTTCGTCGGCGAGATCGATGACATCGAGAAAGGCGATTTGCTCGGACATGCAGCGGCCCTTCTCTTCCCGATCGATTGGCCGGAGCCCTTCGGACTGGTCATGATTGAGGCGCTCGCCTGTGGCACGCCCGTGATTGCGTATCGACGGGGCTCCGTGCCCGAGGTGCTAGCCGATGAACGGGTTGGCTTCGTCGTGTCCGACCTGGACGAGGCGGTCGAAGCCGTGCAGCGCATCGACGAGATTGATCGCCATGTATGTCGGCAGTACTTCGAAGAGCGATTCCAGGTCGATCGCATGGCTCGCGATTATCTGCGTGTTTACGAGCAACTGATCCCGTCACCGGCACAGACTCTTTCCTGA
- a CDS encoding amylo-alpha-1,6-glucosidase yields the protein MVDVPPTVPGQHYIRTTEARSDERTRVLKHGDTFAVFNHLGDIEGHDRSEFGLFHRDTRFLSWMTMRLVDDESLLLLKSAIRKDNALLTVDLMNPDIIRGGDVIIPHGTIHVYRSQVLWGTTCYSRVRIHNYGDSTVHIPIQLAFSADFADIFEVRGLARKQRGRLLEPSVKQSAIGFAYEGMDNRRRFTYVHFSPTPTSLTDTVALYESDLDPQSAIEFGWTVTCEVKDPDTSSGNGGPVAVLGYDTAATRATSALRATRQAEPKVVTSNEQFDVWVNRSLADLHMLQTETPHGTYPYAGVPWFSTPFGRDGILTAYQCLWFSPDVARGVLSYLAAMQAKELDDARDAEPGKILHETRAGEMASLGEVPFERYYGSVDVTPLFVMLAGAYYQRTGDRSFVKRLWPHIELALHWIDEYGDIDGDGFVEYERRSEEGLVQQGWKDSNDSVFHEDGRAAVGPIALCEVQGYVYAAKMAASRLASALGHTDQVRILKDEAARLADAFEDAFWCEDLSTYALALDGDNRPCKVRTSNAAHCLFSGISEKRHAHRVAETLLSEPGYTGWGLRTVASTEARYNPMSYHNGSIWPHDNAIAAAGLGRYGHRKGAAQIMTGLFDASQYFDLHRLPELFCGFTRRPDEGPTLYPQACLPQAWAAATPLLCLQACLGLEVNGVRDEVRFHDPYLPAYIDQIQINDLNVRNGQLDLLVTRYERDVGVRITRREGTTKVVVLK from the coding sequence ATGGTCGACGTACCGCCCACCGTCCCAGGACAGCATTACATTCGAACAACCGAAGCGCGATCGGACGAACGGACGCGTGTGCTCAAGCATGGCGATACGTTCGCCGTGTTCAACCACCTCGGCGATATCGAGGGGCATGATCGTAGTGAATTCGGCCTTTTTCACCGGGACACGCGCTTCCTCTCGTGGATGACGATGCGATTGGTTGACGATGAGTCGCTGCTCTTGCTGAAGTCCGCGATTCGAAAGGATAATGCGCTGTTGACCGTCGACCTGATGAATCCCGACATCATTCGTGGAGGCGATGTCATCATTCCCCATGGAACGATACATGTCTATCGTTCGCAGGTGCTGTGGGGGACAACCTGCTACAGCCGGGTTCGGATCCACAATTACGGGGATTCGACCGTCCACATTCCGATACAGTTGGCGTTTAGCGCAGACTTTGCCGACATTTTTGAGGTTCGAGGTCTCGCTCGAAAACAACGCGGACGGCTCCTAGAACCGTCGGTTAAACAGAGCGCGATTGGCTTTGCATACGAGGGGATGGACAACCGGCGCCGATTTACGTATGTCCACTTTTCGCCAACACCTACCTCGTTGACGGATACAGTGGCGCTTTACGAATCCGATCTCGACCCGCAGTCGGCGATCGAGTTCGGGTGGACGGTCACGTGCGAAGTGAAAGATCCCGACACATCATCGGGCAACGGCGGACCGGTAGCAGTTCTAGGGTATGACACGGCTGCAACCCGGGCGACATCAGCCCTTCGAGCGACGCGTCAGGCCGAGCCGAAGGTCGTTACGTCAAATGAGCAGTTCGACGTGTGGGTGAATCGGTCGCTCGCGGATCTGCACATGCTCCAGACAGAGACGCCTCACGGGACATATCCCTATGCCGGCGTCCCGTGGTTCAGTACGCCCTTCGGTCGAGATGGTATCCTGACGGCGTATCAGTGCCTGTGGTTTAGTCCAGACGTGGCGCGTGGCGTGTTGAGCTACCTTGCGGCGATGCAGGCGAAGGAATTGGATGACGCGCGAGACGCGGAGCCCGGAAAAATACTGCACGAGACCCGTGCCGGGGAGATGGCTTCACTCGGTGAGGTTCCGTTTGAACGGTATTATGGCTCCGTGGACGTGACGCCGTTATTTGTTATGCTTGCTGGGGCATACTATCAGCGCACGGGCGATCGCTCCTTCGTAAAGCGACTCTGGCCGCACATCGAGCTTGCACTGCACTGGATCGACGAATACGGGGATATCGACGGCGACGGGTTTGTCGAATATGAACGCCGCTCCGAGGAGGGGTTGGTTCAGCAAGGATGGAAGGATTCGAATGACTCCGTCTTTCACGAGGATGGTCGTGCGGCGGTCGGACCGATTGCACTCTGCGAGGTTCAGGGATACGTGTATGCAGCAAAAATGGCGGCCTCACGGCTCGCATCTGCGCTGGGGCACACCGATCAGGTTCGGATTCTGAAGGACGAAGCGGCGCGCCTTGCCGATGCGTTTGAGGATGCATTCTGGTGCGAAGACCTGTCGACCTATGCCTTGGCGCTCGATGGCGACAACCGTCCATGCAAAGTACGCACGTCGAACGCCGCCCATTGCCTGTTTTCGGGAATATCAGAGAAGCGCCATGCCCATCGGGTCGCAGAGACGCTGTTGAGCGAGCCGGGCTACACAGGGTGGGGGCTCCGCACCGTCGCCTCCACGGAGGCACGCTACAACCCGATGTCGTATCACAATGGATCCATATGGCCGCACGACAACGCCATCGCGGCGGCCGGACTTGGTCGGTACGGGCATCGCAAAGGCGCGGCACAAATAATGACGGGCCTGTTCGATGCATCTCAGTATTTCGACCTGCACCGGCTGCCAGAGCTCTTCTGTGGGTTCACGCGCCGTCCGGACGAGGGGCCGACGCTATACCCGCAAGCGTGTTTACCGCAGGCGTGGGCAGCCGCGACACCGTTGCTATGTCTGCAGGCCTGCCTGGGGTTGGAAGTAAACGGAGTCAGGGATGAGGTTCGGTTTCACGATCCCTACCTACCTGCGTATATCGACCAGATTCAGATCAACGATCTGAACGTCCGAAATGGACAACTGGATTTGCTCGTCACACGGTACGAGCGCGATGTGGGTGTCCGCATTACGCGGCGAGAGGGGACCACGAAGGTCGTCGTTCTGAAGTGA
- a CDS encoding DUF2179 domain-containing protein — MDAWFAFPYGPFLIFMMRVVDVSMGTLRLMLTVRGWRTIAAGIGFVEVTIWILAVGNAMQHLTSPYHLVGYAGGFAVGTFLGVSLERALALGQVMVRSILPDGDGTQVADDLRTAGYAVTEIDGRGRDGPVDIINVVVARRNARHVAEKIERTAPRSFMTIEEVRTARYMLLHHRSEVDRLHMRK; from the coding sequence ATGGATGCCTGGTTCGCGTTTCCGTACGGGCCTTTTTTGATCTTCATGATGCGGGTTGTTGATGTCTCGATGGGTACGCTCCGCCTGATGCTGACCGTCCGTGGTTGGCGGACGATCGCAGCTGGCATCGGCTTCGTGGAAGTGACGATCTGGATTCTGGCGGTCGGTAACGCCATGCAACACCTTACCTCTCCGTATCACCTGGTCGGGTATGCCGGCGGGTTCGCGGTGGGCACGTTCCTGGGCGTGTCCCTCGAGCGAGCTCTCGCGCTAGGACAGGTGATGGTTCGCTCGATTCTGCCAGACGGGGATGGTACACAAGTGGCCGATGACCTTCGCACGGCCGGCTATGCGGTGACCGAGATCGATGGTCGAGGTCGAGATGGTCCGGTTGACATCATCAATGTCGTGGTAGCGCGACGCAATGCCCGTCACGTGGCCGAAAAAATTGAACGCACCGCACCTCGGTCGTTTATGACGATTGAGGAGGTGCGCACGGCACGGTACATGTTGCTACATCACCGATCGGAGGTCGACCGTCTGCATATGAGAAAGTGA